One genomic region from Bacillus aquiflavi encodes:
- a CDS encoding YheC/YheD family endospore coat-associated protein: protein MLTFGFVTLNFKSEDSYFTEVAKHAWNYKIDCFRFVPSKIHPLTLKVNGERYNHTKNMWEESEFDIPHILYDRCFYSEDDHSKKCKPIVSWLKKRPDLVFIGYGLPNKLKQYETLRKYQEIKPYIPPAEPILHAENVIDYLEKQKKIIIKPINGSSGHGLYLLEKYDDGIVVKTEKQQLVSRFSLNKEKKMILLNKLLKQRQYLVQPYFKLSDELLRPFDIRVLLQKDKNGQWTERGRGVRVGKENGLLSNLSAGAKVISFETWIKNKNPPFKHFICTEINEILSKLPIILEKEFPQLFELGMDIGVAKDGAIWILDINSKPGRKVALQTNPLIKETLYSAPLVHGLNVMTRIKKEREEIIE from the coding sequence ATGCTAACTTTTGGCTTTGTTACGTTAAATTTTAAAAGTGAAGACAGCTATTTTACAGAAGTAGCAAAGCACGCCTGGAATTATAAAATAGACTGCTTCCGATTCGTACCATCAAAAATACATCCGCTTACTTTGAAAGTTAACGGTGAAAGGTATAACCATACTAAAAATATGTGGGAAGAAAGTGAGTTTGACATCCCTCATATATTGTATGATCGCTGCTTTTACAGTGAGGATGATCACTCAAAAAAATGCAAACCAATCGTATCGTGGTTAAAAAAGCGCCCAGATTTAGTATTTATCGGTTATGGTCTTCCAAACAAACTAAAACAATATGAAACGTTAAGAAAATATCAAGAAATAAAACCTTACATTCCACCAGCAGAACCTATATTACATGCTGAAAACGTTATCGACTACCTCGAAAAACAGAAAAAAATCATTATCAAACCGATCAATGGATCAAGTGGGCACGGACTTTATCTATTAGAAAAATATGACGATGGCATCGTTGTAAAAACAGAAAAACAACAACTCGTATCGCGTTTTTCTCTAAATAAAGAAAAAAAGATGATTTTATTAAACAAACTACTAAAACAGCGACAATACTTGGTTCAACCATATTTCAAACTTTCTGATGAATTGCTGCGTCCTTTTGACATTCGTGTCCTGTTACAGAAGGACAAAAACGGACAATGGACGGAGCGAGGCCGGGGAGTACGGGTAGGCAAAGAGAACGGATTATTATCAAACTTAAGCGCTGGCGCAAAAGTTATTTCCTTTGAAACATGGATAAAAAACAAAAATCCCCCTTTTAAACATTTTATTTGTACGGAAATAAATGAAATTTTATCTAAACTCCCGATCATATTGGAAAAAGAATTTCCTCAGCTATTTGAACTAGGGATGGATATTGGAGTAGCGAAAGACGGAGCAATTTGGATATTAGATATTAACTCCAAACCTGGCAGAAAAGTTGCCTTGCAAACAAATCCACTTATTAAAGAGACACTTTATTCAGCCCCACTAGTTCACGGCTTGAATGTAATGACACGAATAAAAAAGGAAAGAGAGGAAATAATCGAATGA
- a CDS encoding YheC/YheD family endospore coat-associated protein translates to MTASFLSITIHPCEVFHDHSYFIRLSTALFHKWKLSENDLLHLIVEKASVRVSVASFESEENMIEIPNNLLAKLFLPARTICLGAKFIAAEKTVYFGPIITLLTEINEELDQVHFYTVHDFCYELHKYASKLNCFFYVCSLQNITNRTLNGYFYENEKWHNSCLPIPNVVYNRIHSRRRELSKMFCSFQAQLKNYNIPFFNYKFLSKWEVHKQLMIEKKLHRFLPETNILTKGNFTKKITCYDLLFIKPLHGSQGKDIVRIKKKGNNLAVQLSTTSVEENEQSFKDIEHFYQYFTSQLKKQAYIVQQGIYLITANNRPLDFRLLCQKRNMHTWTVTSIVARLSANHQFVSNISQGGEIVKPFSVLLTHFHFHKALQIFSHMKELAIEAASVMSNQHEGVIGELGIDIGVDINGGLWMIEINSKPSKKYPNHKANIRPSAKGIINYAKVLALSNGGSENSC, encoded by the coding sequence ATGACAGCCTCTTTTTTATCTATTACGATTCATCCATGTGAAGTATTTCATGATCATTCATATTTTATCCGATTAAGTACAGCGTTATTTCATAAGTGGAAGCTGTCCGAAAATGATTTACTTCATCTCATTGTCGAAAAAGCCTCTGTCCGTGTCTCGGTTGCTTCTTTTGAAAGTGAAGAAAATATGATCGAAATTCCGAACAATTTATTAGCTAAGCTTTTTCTTCCAGCTAGAACAATTTGTTTAGGTGCCAAGTTTATCGCTGCCGAAAAAACGGTTTATTTCGGACCTATTATTACTTTGTTAACAGAAATAAATGAAGAATTGGATCAAGTTCATTTTTACACTGTACATGATTTTTGTTATGAGCTTCACAAATATGCCAGTAAATTAAATTGTTTTTTTTATGTATGCTCGCTCCAAAACATAACAAATAGAACTTTAAACGGTTACTTTTATGAAAACGAGAAATGGCATAACAGCTGTCTGCCAATTCCAAACGTTGTTTATAACCGCATTCATTCCCGCAGACGGGAACTAAGCAAAATGTTTTGTTCATTTCAAGCTCAATTAAAAAATTACAATATTCCATTTTTTAACTATAAATTTCTTTCAAAATGGGAAGTACACAAACAATTAATGATTGAGAAAAAACTACACCGTTTTTTACCTGAAACAAATATTTTAACTAAAGGAAATTTCACAAAAAAGATAACGTGTTATGATCTTTTATTTATTAAACCATTACATGGAAGTCAAGGTAAAGACATTGTTCGCATTAAAAAAAAAGGAAACAATTTAGCTGTGCAATTATCAACAACTAGCGTGGAAGAAAACGAGCAAAGCTTTAAAGACATTGAACATTTTTATCAATATTTTACTTCACAATTAAAAAAGCAAGCATACATTGTTCAACAAGGTATCTATTTAATAACTGCAAATAATAGACCGTTGGACTTCCGTCTCCTTTGTCAAAAACGAAACATGCATACATGGACTGTTACCTCTATCGTAGCTAGACTTTCTGCTAATCATCAATTTGTTTCAAATATTTCTCAAGGCGGAGAAATTGTAAAGCCTTTTTCAGTATTATTAACACACTTTCATTTCCATAAAGCATTGCAAATTTTTTCTCATATGAAGGAGCTGGCAATAGAGGCGGCTTCTGTTATGAGTAATCAACATGAAGGAGTGATCGGAGAGCTTGGGATAGATATTGGTGTTGATATTAATGGAGGGTTATGGATGATTGAAATAAACTCAAAACCGTCGAAAAAATATCCAAATCATAAAGCAAACATTCGACCGTCTGCAAAAGGAATCATCAATTATGCAAAAGTATTAGCATTATCGAATGGGGGAAGTGAAAATTCATGCTAA
- a CDS encoding DUF445 domain-containing protein, whose protein sequence is MKIALTVLFMVIIGALIGGITNSLAIKMLFRPYKPIYIGKKRLPFTPGLIPKRREELAQQLGRMVVDHLLTPESIKKKFMHESFQQDMCKIVQTETERIFNSSLIVHQLFAKFGINDINGQANKQIKQFIEKEYENFMKTQRDLPLKTVLPEELLEKIDRNIERVSQQIIHKGVDYFLSDEGKWRIEKMIDDFIRERAGKLGGMLQMFVSNMSIADKVQPEIIKFLKNDGTEELLISLLSKEWDKLIENKVEEIEERVGKDRMISLLHNFSDKVIKVDDFLNRPLANVLAPYKNVIIHKIVPQFVRFLGDWLEESIERVMKKLHLADIVREQVESFSIERLEEMVLLISRREFKMITYLGALLGGMIGFIQGMIVLLF, encoded by the coding sequence ATGAAAATAGCTTTAACTGTCTTATTTATGGTGATCATTGGAGCATTAATAGGTGGTATTACAAACTCACTCGCAATAAAAATGCTTTTTCGTCCTTATAAGCCAATTTATATTGGAAAGAAGAGACTTCCATTCACACCAGGGCTTATTCCAAAGCGAAGAGAAGAGTTAGCTCAACAGCTTGGAAGAATGGTTGTCGATCATCTTCTTACACCAGAAAGTATTAAAAAGAAATTTATGCATGAAAGTTTTCAGCAAGATATGTGCAAAATTGTGCAAACTGAAACAGAACGTATATTTAATTCATCATTGATCGTTCATCAATTGTTTGCAAAGTTTGGAATCAACGATATCAATGGACAAGCAAACAAGCAGATAAAGCAGTTCATTGAAAAAGAGTATGAAAACTTTATGAAAACACAACGTGATCTCCCCCTAAAAACCGTTTTACCAGAAGAGCTTCTTGAAAAAATAGACAGAAACATCGAAAGGGTTTCACAGCAAATTATTCATAAAGGCGTTGACTATTTTTTAAGTGATGAAGGCAAATGGCGAATCGAGAAAATGATTGATGATTTTATTCGAGAGCGTGCAGGTAAGCTCGGGGGAATGCTGCAAATGTTTGTCAGCAATATGAGTATAGCTGACAAAGTTCAGCCTGAGATTATTAAGTTTTTAAAAAATGATGGAACTGAAGAATTACTCATTTCATTATTATCTAAAGAATGGGATAAATTGATTGAAAATAAAGTAGAAGAAATTGAAGAGCGCGTTGGAAAAGACCGGATGATCAGTTTATTACATAATTTTTCCGATAAAGTCATAAAAGTTGACGATTTTCTTAATAGACCGCTTGCTAACGTACTTGCTCCGTACAAAAATGTTATTATACATAAAATAGTTCCTCAATTTGTTCGTTTTCTAGGGGACTGGCTTGAGGAAAGTATTGAACGGGTTATGAAAAAGCTTCATTTAGCAGACATTGTTCGCGAGCAGGTGGAATCCTTTTCCATTGAGCGTCTTGAGGAAATGGTTTTATTAATTTCACGAAGGGAATTTAAAATGATTACATATTTAGGAGCTCTTTTAGGAGGAATGATCGGTTTTATTCAAGGAATGATTGTTTTGCTCTTTTAA
- a CDS encoding YlbF family regulator, whose translation MAGNLYDAAYNLEKAIRHSEELERLRKLYAKVNSDDSTRRMFENFRNSQMRLQEKQMAGQEITEAEVQQIQNTIEVIRHNKSISQLIEAEQRMSLIITELNKIIMKPLEELYGVPNENNHV comes from the coding sequence ATGGCGGGAAACTTATACGATGCGGCTTATAATTTGGAAAAGGCGATTCGTCATAGTGAAGAATTGGAGCGGCTAAGAAAATTATATGCTAAAGTAAATAGTGATGACTCTACACGAAGAATGTTCGAAAACTTCCGTAATTCTCAAATGCGTTTGCAAGAAAAACAAATGGCGGGTCAAGAAATTACTGAAGCAGAAGTTCAACAAATTCAAAATACGATCGAAGTTATTCGGCATAATAAGTCGATTTCACAATTGATTGAAGCTGAGCAAAGAATGAGTTTGATTATTACAGAATTAAATAAGATCATTATGAAGCCTTTAGAAGAATTATATGGAGTTCCTAATGAAAATAACCATGTCTAA
- a CDS encoding Cof-type HAD-IIB family hydrolase: MIFRLLALNVDGTLLTQNGRIHKSTKEAVEYVQQKGVLVTIVTSRSYSSVRKLAKTLNLTGPIITHRGAFISSVLDKPIFVKRIGEEITLELVRFFEGFQCQIRLIHEKFTLANKFKHEKNFIGKTVISPHDYMYYNQQYVDSISETLIDDPVNPLHLEVKFEHHQDLKDAQIAISGMFSEVDTVRVKTTDLTLEIVSSHVSKLSGLIYLGEHLEILPKEMVVIGDGVDDIPMIKTAGLGVAMGNASFPVKKAADWVTRSNQEQGVAYMVKEHFRKQHPIDFLRKMNILK; encoded by the coding sequence ATGATTTTTCGCTTGCTAGCTTTAAATGTTGACGGTACGCTTCTTACACAAAATGGTCGTATTCATAAATCGACAAAAGAAGCGGTTGAATATGTTCAACAAAAAGGTGTTCTTGTAACTATCGTTACTTCACGAAGTTATTCGTCTGTACGAAAATTGGCAAAAACCCTCAACTTAACCGGACCAATTATTACTCATCGTGGTGCATTCATTTCTTCAGTATTAGATAAACCTATATTTGTAAAACGGATTGGCGAAGAAATTACACTTGAACTTGTACGTTTTTTTGAAGGATTTCAATGCCAAATAAGGTTAATCCATGAAAAATTTACACTAGCCAATAAGTTTAAGCATGAAAAAAATTTTATCGGTAAAACAGTCATCTCACCTCACGATTATATGTATTACAATCAACAATATGTTGATTCCATAAGTGAAACGTTAATAGATGATCCCGTCAATCCACTTCATTTAGAAGTTAAGTTTGAACATCATCAAGATCTTAAAGATGCGCAAATTGCTATTTCGGGAATGTTTTCTGAAGTAGATACGGTACGGGTAAAAACAACTGATTTAACTTTGGAAATTGTCTCCTCTCATGTGTCAAAATTATCGGGTTTAATATATTTAGGAGAACATTTGGAAATTCTTCCGAAAGAGATGGTTGTCATTGGAGATGGAGTTGATGATATTCCGATGATTAAAACTGCTGGGCTTGGCGTTGCAATGGGCAATGCTTCTTTCCCAGTTAAAAAAGCAGCTGACTGGGTAACTCGCTCAAATCAAGAACAAGGAGTTGCCTACATGGTAAAAGAGCATTTTCGTAAACAACATCCAATTGACTTTTTACGTAAGATGAATATTCTTAAATAA
- a CDS encoding coproporphyrinogen III oxidase, translating to MQIQINGLSDVRFHRSIQLITNLFFEQCQVSFSPIDGKQIVIELQMKTLNNMLIVYGQLTDLQGKNHFASIEKTLRDSNSEKEHFKQIKNAVLHVYLTLLQDSTGIIQKWGILTGVRPTKLLHQKIQAGINIQKAHHQLQEEYLISDEKLQLMERILQRQHTIVPDLYKLRNEVSIYIGIPFCPTKCAYCTFPAYAINGRQGSVNSFLGGLHYEMEKVGEWLKEKGIRMTTVYFGGGTPTSITAEEMDRLYEKMYHSFPYVNEIREITVEAGRPDTITTEKIAVLKKWNIHRISINPQSYIQDTLKAIGRHHTVEETIDNFHLARKMGMNNINMDLIIGLPGEGINEFAYTLAETKKLMPESLTVHTLSFKRASEMTKNKDKYKVASREEVKEMMAMAELWTKDNGYVPYYLYRQKNILGNLENVGYSLPGQESIYNIMIMEELQTIIGLGCGASSKFIHPQTGEITQLANPKDPKSYYESYKTYTEKKITILNQLFRKENTLAN from the coding sequence TTGCAAATTCAAATAAATGGTTTATCAGATGTTCGTTTTCATCGGTCAATCCAATTAATTACAAATTTATTTTTTGAACAATGTCAAGTTTCGTTTTCTCCGATAGATGGAAAACAAATTGTCATTGAACTGCAAATGAAAACGTTGAACAACATGCTCATCGTTTACGGACAATTAACAGATTTACAAGGAAAAAATCACTTTGCTTCAATTGAAAAGACCTTGCGCGATTCAAATTCTGAAAAGGAACATTTTAAACAAATAAAAAATGCTGTATTACATGTATATTTAACATTGCTACAAGATTCTACAGGAATAATACAGAAATGGGGGATCTTAACAGGTGTGCGGCCGACTAAACTTTTACATCAGAAAATTCAAGCTGGGATTAATATACAAAAGGCACACCATCAATTACAAGAAGAGTATTTAATTTCCGACGAAAAACTTCAACTAATGGAGCGGATTTTACAACGGCAACATACAATTGTGCCTGACCTGTACAAATTGCGTAATGAAGTAAGTATTTACATCGGTATTCCATTTTGCCCGACTAAATGTGCGTACTGCACCTTTCCAGCATATGCAATCAATGGACGTCAAGGTTCAGTTAACTCTTTTTTAGGCGGACTTCATTATGAAATGGAAAAAGTGGGTGAATGGCTGAAGGAAAAGGGTATTCGCATGACGACTGTTTATTTTGGCGGTGGCACTCCGACTAGTATTACGGCTGAAGAAATGGATAGGCTTTATGAAAAAATGTACCATTCATTCCCATATGTTAACGAGATTCGTGAAATTACTGTCGAAGCAGGAAGACCAGATACAATTACAACTGAAAAAATTGCAGTTTTAAAAAAATGGAACATTCATCGGATTAGTATTAATCCCCAATCGTATATTCAAGATACATTAAAGGCGATTGGTCGTCACCATACTGTTGAAGAAACGATTGATAATTTTCACCTCGCTCGTAAGATGGGGATGAATAATATTAATATGGATCTTATTATCGGACTTCCAGGAGAAGGCATAAATGAATTTGCTTATACGTTAGCTGAAACAAAAAAATTAATGCCGGAGTCTTTGACGGTTCATACACTTTCATTTAAGAGAGCATCAGAAATGACGAAAAATAAAGACAAATACAAAGTAGCGTCTCGTGAAGAAGTAAAAGAAATGATGGCTATGGCAGAACTGTGGACAAAAGATAATGGCTATGTACCTTATTATTTATATCGTCAAAAAAATATTCTTGGAAATTTAGAAAATGTCGGTTATTCCCTGCCGGGTCAAGAAAGTATTTATAATATTATGATTATGGAAGAGCTACAAACAATTATTGGGCTTGGATGTGGTGCTTCAAGTAAATTTATCCATCCGCAAACAGGAGAAATTACGCAACTCGCTAATCCGAAAGATCCAAAGTCTTATTATGAAAGTTATAAAACATATACAGAGAAAAAAATAACAATATTAAATCAATTATTTCGTAAAGAAAATACTCTTGCCAACTAA